A genomic window from Pyxicephalus adspersus chromosome 2, UCB_Pads_2.0, whole genome shotgun sequence includes:
- the NDUFA2 gene encoding NADH dehydrogenase [ubiquinone] 1 alpha subcomplex subunit 2, which yields MAATIVRNIGSKLGRNLREVRIHLCQKSPESQGVRDFIEQNYVELKKANPEFPILIRECSGVQPKLWARYEYGKEVSFNLNNVKAEQVAKALESAANSKP from the exons ATGGCGGCTACCATAGTGAGAAACATCGGGTCAAAGCTGGGCAGAAATCTGAGGGAAGTCAGGATCCACCTGTGTCAGAAATCTCCGGAGAGTCAGGGGGTCAG AGACTTCATTGAACAGAACTATGTGGAGTTGAAAAAGGCTAATCCAGAATTCCCCATATTAATCCGGGAATGTTCTGGGGTTCAACCTAAACTATGGGCAAGATACG aATATGGAAAGGAAGTTAGCTTCAACCTTAATAATGTAAAGGCAGAACAAGTAGCCAAAGCCTTGGAGTCTGCTGCAAACAGCAAACCATGA